GGTTCCAAATCTTCGGCAACcgacaaagaaaataaagaaacatCTAGCGCAGCAAACGAGAACCAACCATCTCCCACACCATCTTCAAACGAAACGGCGACAAATGCCCAGACGCCCGCTAAGGACAGCGCTTCCAAGGCACAACAGTCAACTCGTAAGACCCGTGGCGGTAAGAACgccgacaaggccaagccatCGGAAGCATCCGGAGGGCAGAACCCAACCGCAACTGCACCTGTCATtctcaaaaagaaaagtgccGCCAGTGGCGACGCAGATGCATCAAAGCCCGCTGCTGAGACGGCCTCCAAGTCTGGTGCCGGCGCGGCAAACGGCCCCAAGAGTGCTTCTGCCAAATCTGCAGGCTCCCAAAAGAAATCTGCAGCGGCTGCATCCGCCAACGCCACTCGCGGCTTTGTCAAGCACGCCAACTCTTCTCAGGGCATCACGGAGCCCGTGTTGAAACAAGCCCTCGAGGTATTTGGCACTATTACGTTCATCGAGGTGGATAAGCGCAAGGGCTTTGCGTATGTCGATTTCGCAGACCACTCCAGccttgccaaagccatcTCAGCCAGCCCCATTTCCGTCGCGCAAGGAACCGTCCAGGTCTTGGAGCGCAAGGATAAGAAACCTGCCGCTCCTTCGTCGGGAAGTGgcaatgccgccgctgccgccgctccGTCTACATCCAACACGGCTAGCAACGGCGCTGCCCCTGAAAAGAGCTCGGGCAGCGGACGCGGAAGACGTGGAAGAGGCGGCAAGGGGGCCGCTGCTACTAACGGCACTCCCATTGCCGCGACGAGCGGTGGCTGAGCTATTTGCTCTCTTTTGTCAAACCTCCCGACGCCTTTTCATTATCATTCTGATTTAAAAAAGAGAGTAGTCGCAGCGGACCCAATCAGCTCGGCAGGATGCACTCCAGATCGCGGCATTCGCGCTTTGGGCTCCGCTGGATGAACTTTTTTCAGCGTCCAAGCGAATTACACAAAAGAAAGCGGTTCCATCTTCACGCCTTGCGCTAGAAGATGTTATACACCTAGTATTATTGTCAGAGGCCAAGGATCCAACACTTGGGGGCCAATCGCAAGGGTCATCAGCAGATCCAACACCAGGACAGAATGCGGAGACACAATCATCATGCTAGATCCTTGACATTGCACAAAGAAATCCTTCAAGGTGTGACTTGGTGTTTGACTCAAGACGATGTATGTATCTGTACCATGGGGGAGAAGGGATGGTACGTAAGGAGATGGACTGGGATCGTATGCAAGGGGTTGGTCGTAAGCCAGCTCCGAGCCTATACTGTAGTTGAATGCCGCTTCTAACAGCGAATAAAACAGGCCAGACAGTTTTAGGATAATGGATGTTCATTCTACCATGCTCGGGTCCAATGCTCACATATTGATCATAAGCATTCACGTCGAATCATCAATCTTCAAAGCCACCAGAAATCCCATATCATAATTCACCCGCAAGGGATCATCCACGTATATCTATAACTAAGAACAAAAAGGCATCCAGGTAAAAAGCAAATCGTGAACATGACCATGACAACATCCACAAACATAATCGTAAACATCCatcaaaaaaagaagctaaAAAGGGAAATAAGAAATCCAAGCAAGGGGaataaaaaaacagaaaagaaaagaagaaggaaaaaggaaacgatcagaaaacaaaaccctCCGTCTTCCGTCTATCTCATAACATGGCCAATACCGTTACAACATAATCGTAGAAACCCAGCGTACATCTAtccaaagcaaaacaaaataaaagacAACCGCTAACAGAAACCCCGCCGCAACAGCCTCACCCTCCGAAGCGATTCGCCGTATCCTAGCCTTCAAGTCGCCCACCCAAAGCTTCTGTCCAGCCTCACGCCGCGCTGCTCTCAGCCCGGGAAGGCCATCGAGACTGCTGCAGTTTTTCTCGATTTGGTAGCTCAGCGTCTTGTTGTGCTGAACCTGATTCGCAGCATAGTTGTCCAAGTTGGGGCGTTGTTCAAAGACGGAAAGCTCGGTGAGCTTCTCATCCTCCCCAAATCCTTCACGAAGGATGTCTTCAACAGCCTTTGCGACACCGGGGTTGCCGGAATCGTCTTGGCTCTCAGGGCTGTAAAGTGCCTTCTTCACCCGCGGGACACCAAAGCCACAGCTAGTCTGGGTTTGCCAAATATCACAGAGAATGACGGCACGAGCACCATCAAAGGCATCGCGTTTCCCCTTGGCGACCTTGCGAACGAGGGCAGGGAATGCCGGCTGATCCCACTCGACAACGGTAGCGCGACAAAAGAGTCGCATGATACGCGGCGAAGGACCAAAGCTCATAAACATGAGACAAAGACGTCCGTTTTCGTACGCATGAGAAATTGTTTCGCACCCAGATCCAGTGCGGTCGATGTATGCGCATTGGTTTGGGCCAAGGACGGCAAAGTGCGCATCTAGGCCTTTGGGAGAGACATTGACGTGGCGGCCATGTGTAGAAGCTGAGccagtgaagaagacgggtTGTAACTCTGCCCAACGAGCAAGGTCGTCTGAGAGGGAAGGAAAAAGCTTCAtgtcgaaaaaaaaaaaaaaaaaaaaaaaacaatgttGATATACTTTTGAGCCAGGTGTAGTGGAAAATACAACACCACGACTTACAAACGAGCTTGACAATGGGtcaagaaaataataatagatgaggaggaggaaggcAGTAAGCCAAGGGTGAGACGGTCAGAAAATAGAGATGACGGTCaaaggttgaagatgacaGTCAGAGAAAATtgataagaaaagaaagggacCATGGGtagaaaaacaaaagaagcaggaaaCCCCGGGTCATCTCGTCGGTGGTATTTTCAATTTACTGTTGACAGCGATGCGTCATTCCAAGGCCTGCAGTCAACAAAAAATGGCTACAAGCAGCGTAGTGCGACGAAATAGCCGGGTGGGTAATAAAACAAAGCGGAGGCATTGGTCCAGATCCATCGTCCAGGGCCGAGAGCGGCAGAGCGCCGGATTGAGATCCGCAGAAAATCCCGGGGCGGTATCGGAGAAGTGGAACCAGAGCCGTAAGAAAGTCGAGTTCAGGCCATTGAGTTTGACCGAAGCCCGATGCCAAAGGCCAATGGAATATCATGTGAAAGGAAACAGCCCAATTGGGCATCAAAATGAAGATGTagacgaagatgagcaaATCAAACCACTCAAGCAAGAGGCAACTAGCCCCACGGTGCAGCCCACAGGCATGCATACTACCCAACTGAGCAACCAATGtgtgttgttgtttttgtgttttctttttttctttttttgaaCGACATCCACACGAATAGACAGTGAGTCATTTCTCTGCAGAGTCGATGTTGCTTCAAGACGATCAAGTCGACGTCTATCGGCTAATTGGATAGGCATGGTAGTTGCCATCCTCGTAGCTCCCGTCATCATCGAACACGGCGGCTGTGCTTCCAGCAACGCTGTATATACGAGGAGTCATTGGGGTTATTGGGGTCATTGGGTTTGCAGCACTCCGGGGAATGTTGGCATACGGTGGCTTGATAGGTGTGACAACGGGCGCTTGCACGTGTCCAATATGCCCATTGTGTCCGTTGAGTCCATGAGGGCCATGGGGGCCATGTAATCCGTTGGGTCCGTTGGGTCCGTTGGTGTAACTCCGAGTGGATGATCCCGAGGCCGACGATGACCGGCCACCGGGGCCCCAGCCTtcaatgaagctgttgcGCCGGTTGGCGATCgggggaggcggaggcgctGGGGCCGGAGCAGGCGGGGCCGCGCGCCTCTCTTCAAAGCGGCGGGACAAGCGTTCCTTTTCGGCCTTGCgctcccccttctccttttccttgtccttttctttatccttttccttttcccgcTCCCGCTTGTCTTCCTTCTCATGATCGCGCGACTTCTCCTTGTCTCGGACGCGGCTGCGTTCCTCGCGATCACGATCCTCCTTGCGCTCTTtcttgctggaggagcgGGAGAGCTTGGGACGCTCCGGCACCGCCCCAGACATGTCGTTGGCGGCGCCGGAGGGGAAGACGGGAGCAGTGCCACTCAGGGCATTGTACTGGCGGGAAAGGTTGCTAAACTTGGCCTTAAGTTCATTATAGTCCCGTGAGAGCACGTTGTTTTCATAGATGAGCCTGTCATTCTCCTCCTTAACATGGTCCTGCTTCTCCTGGAGAGAGGC
The sequence above is drawn from the Trichoderma breve strain T069 chromosome 5, whole genome shotgun sequence genome and encodes:
- a CDS encoding autophagy protein apg6 domain-containing protein yields the protein MDGWSALMDAVCSLSLAVISDYEQRLLDSLNTAHTELNKTNSERDRYLSLLEQANKKLAEATATAAELKAQNQTLNQTLKDTVASLKNQNQTLKDGIASLQEKQDHVKEENDRLIYENNVLSRDYNELKAKFSNLSRQYNALSGTAPVFPSGAANDMSGAVPERPKLSRSSSKKERKEDRDREERSRVRDKEKSRDHEKEDKREREKEKDKEKDKEKEKGERKAEKERLSRRFEERRAAPPAPAPAPPPPPIANRRNSFIEGWGPGGRSSSASGSSTRSYTNGPNGPNGLHGPHGPHGLNGHNGHIGHVQAPVVTPIKPPYANIPRSAANPMTPITPMTPRIYSVAGSTAAVFDDDGSYEDGNYHAYPISR